CAGTTCGTTCTCGACACCGGCACGGCGAGCATCACGCTCGACAGCGGTTACGCCGGGAGGCGCGGCTGGTCGCCGGTCCTCGAGCATGCCACCGTTCCGCACATGACGGTCGGCGCGCTCGCGCTCGACGACGTCTCGACGCTCGCGATCCCCATCAACATCGGGTATTCGATCGGCGGCATCTTAGGCTACGACTTCTTCGTCGGGCACGTCGTGCACGTCGACTACGCGAACGAGCGCGTCGAGGTGATGACGACGGAAGCCGCCGCGCCGGTCTTCCGTGACGGGAAGGCGACCGTCATTCCGGCCGACTTCGACGAGGGAGTTCCGCTCGTTCGGGCTGCGTTCGGTTCGGCGGTGGGCGATCGTTTCGCGCTCGACACCGGCTCGCCGCATCTGTACGTGCTGGCGCCGTTCGAGCAGCGCTACAAGACCGCGATCGACGCGCTGTGGACGCCCGCCTCGTTCGGCCGCCAGTCGACCGCCGAGGAGGTTTACTTGGAGGGATCGATCGTCGTCTCCGCGCGGCGCGTCGCAAGCTTCACGCTGGGCCCGCAGCGGTTCGACGACGTCCTGGTCGGAATACAACAGCCGAACGCGGCCCGCGACGCGATCGACATCGCGCTGGACGGGATCGTCGGGACCGACCAGATGCGCGATTTCGACTGGTGGTTCGACTACGACGGCGGCCGGATCGCGGTGCGGCGGAACGGCCTGCGCTAACCTCGAAGGCTGGGGCGGCCGTGTATGAACGAGCGCCGTTTTCTCCTCCGCAGGCTGCTGCTCGCCGCAACGCTGCTGATCGCCGTGACGGCGGTCGGCACGGCGGGCTACGTGATGGTCGAAGGCTGGTCGTGGTTCGACTCGCTGTACATGACCGTCACCACGATAACGACCATCGGCGGCGGCGAGCCGGCGAAGATGGACGTCGCCGGAAAGTCGTGGACGATCGTCGTCGTCGCGATCGGCTTCGGCTCGCTGACCTATACGGTGCTCGCGCTCTTCAGCTACGTCGTCGAAGGCCATCTCTTCGCCGAGGTCTCGCAGCGCCGCATGCGGCGGCGCGCCGCGCGCATGGTTGATCACTTCATCCTGTGCGGCTACGGCCGCGTCGGCGGCGAGATCGCGCGCGACTTCGCCGCCGAGGGGATCGCGTTCGTCATCGTCGACATCAACCCCGACTCGCTCGAGCGCGCGGCGGCGGAAGGGCTCGTCGTGGTCAACGGCAACGCCGCCGACGTCGCGACGCCGCAGGCGGCGGGGATCGAGCGCGCGCGCGGGCTGGTGACCGCGGTCGACGCGGACGCGGACAACATCTACGTGACGCTCTCGGCGCGCATCTTGCGGCCCGACCTGTTCATCGTCGCGCGCGCGAACCGCGAGGACGCCGAGCCCAAGCTGCGCCTCGCCGGCGCGAACCGCGTCATCTCGCCGTACACGATCGGCGGGCGCCGCATGGCGAGCCTGGCGATGCGCCCGACCGCCGTCGAGTTCGTCGACACGGTGCTCTCGGCGAACAACGGTCAGCTGCTGCTCGAAGACATCACGATCGCGGCCGGCTCGGCGTGGATCGGCCGCGCGCTGGTCGAGCTGTTCCCCGACGGCGACGAAGCGTTCGTCCTGGCGCTCAAGCGCGACGGCGAGATGCGCTTCCGCCCGGCCGCGGAGACGCCGCTGCAAGCCGGCGACGAGCTCGTCGCGGCCGGCCCGCCGAAAGCGATCCGCGCGCTGGAGCAGCGGCTCTAGGGCCGCGGGCGGGTCCGCTCACCGGACGCCGGGAACCCTGGCGAATGATCGTCAGCATCGCGCGCGAGCTCGGCGCCGGAGGGCGCACGGTCGGCGAGGCACTCGCCGCCGCGCTGGGCGCGCCGCTGCTGGACGAACGTGACTTCATCGACGAGCTGGCGGCGCGCCGCGGGCTCGCGCCGGAGTTCGTCGAGCAGCACATCGAGCGCGCGCCGAATGCCGCCGAGCGCCTGATCTCCGACCTCGCCGCGGCGACCGCGATGCTGCCGATCCCGGTGACGTCGATGCAGCCGGCCGAGACGATCGTCGACACGGTGCGCGAGGTCGTCCTCGAGCGCGCGCAGCGCGGGCACGTCGTCGTGATCGGCCACGGCGGCGTGAGCCTGCTCGGGTGGCGGCCGGCCGGGATACCGGTGCTCGCGATCTTGCTGCGCGCCGGGCGCGCGTGGCGGATCGACCAGCTCGCGCGCCGCTACGGCATCACGCCCGACGAGGCGCGCGCGCGCGTCCAGCGCACCGACGAAGCGCGGGTGCGCTATCAAAAGCACTACTTCGACTCGGATCTCTACGACAGCCGGCAGTACGACGTCACGCTGAACACCGAATCGCTCGGACTCGATTTGGCGATCGCGATCGCGACCAGCGCCGCCGAAGAGTTCGCCCGCCGCGAAACGCCGGCGGCCGTCGGCCCGGAAAGCAGCCCATGAACGGCACGGTCGAACGCGAGCTCAAGCTCGAGCCGCCCGACACGTTCTCGCTGGCGCGGCTGCAGCCGCGGCTCGATTCCTACGTCGCCGCGCCGGTGCGGCTGAAGCGGCTGCACACGGTCTACTACGACACGCCCGACCTGCGCCTCACGCGCTGGGGCTGCAGCTTGCGGCTGCGGCACGGCGAGGGCTGGACGCTGAAGATTCCGGTGCCGCAGAGCTCGCAAGCGCTCTATCGCGAAGAGCACGAGTTTCCGGAAGAAGGCGCCGGCGTTCCGGCCGCGGTGCTCGATCTGGCGACGGCGTATTTGCGCGGCGCGGCGCCGCGCCCGGTCGCCGAGTTGCGGACGCTGCGCGCGAGCCGGCAGCTGTTGAGCGACGGCGGCGAGGATCTGGCCGAAGTGGTCGAGGACGACGTGCGCGTCGTCGAGGGCACGCACGTCGTGCGGCGCTTCCGGCAAGTCGAGATCGAGCTGGCCGACGCCGCGCCCGACGATTTGCTCCAGGTGCTCGCGCACGTGCTGCAGGCCGAAGGCGCGGGCAAGCCGGACCCGGTTCCGAAGAACGTGCACGCGCTGGGCGAGCGCGCCCGCGAGCCGGAGCTCAGCGCGCCCGAGCTAGGTGGCGACGCGCGCATCAGCGAGGTCGTGCGCGCGGCGCTCACGGGCTCGGTCGAGCGCATCGTGCGGTACGATGCGAAGCTGCGCTTGCACGCCGACGAAGAGGCGATCCATCACGCGCGCGTCGCGGTGCGCCGGCTGCGCAGCGATCTGCGCACGTTCCGCCCGGTCTTCGAGCGCGCGTGGGCCGACGGCTTGCGCGAGCGGCTCTCCTGGCTGCAGGACGGGCTCTCCGCCGCGCGCGACGCCGACGTGCTGATCGAGGGCCTGCGCAAACGCAGCGAGGCGCTCCCCGACGGCGACCGCCGCCGGCTCGACGAAGTGCTCGCGCCGCTGCGCGAAGCGCGCGAGGCGGCCTACGAGCACGTGCGCGCGATGTTGCGCGAGCGGCGCTACGTGCTGCTGCTGCAAGCGCTGGTCGACGGCGCGAAGCGGCCGGCGTTCGAAGCCGCGGCCGACGAGCCGGCCCGCGAAGCGATCCCGCGCATCGTCAAGGACGCGTGGAAGACACTGCGCAAGCGCGTGCGCCGCCGGACGCGCCCGCCGTCCGACCGTGAGCTGCACGGCATCCGCATCGCGGCGAAGCGCGCGCGCTACGGCGCCGAAGCGGTCGCGCCGGTCGCCGGCCGGTGCGCGCGGCGGCTCGCGAGCGCGGCGGAAGAGCTGCAGACGATCCTGGGCGAGCAGCACGACGCGGTCGTCGCCTGCGAACGGCTGCATGCGCTCGAAGCTGAGCCGCAGCGCGCATTTGTCGCCGGCGAGCTCGCGTCGCTAGAGTACGCCGCGTCGCTCGGCGCGCGCGCAGCGTGGCGCGCTGAGTGGAACGAGGCAAAACGCGCGTGGGGCCGGTTCGAGCGCGCCCTGCGATGAGCGCACACGACCTGCGCTCGGGAGCGCCGCGCCGGTGGAAGACCGACGTCGACGGCGTGATCTGGCTGCCGCGGATGATCGACAAGGCGCGCGCCTACGACGCCGGGACACTGGGGTTGTACTTGTACGGACAGTCGCCGGTCGACGCGAGCTTGCTGCGCGCCGGACGGATCGCCTACGACGACGTGCTGGAGGTGGTGCGCTCTTCGCCCGACGACGCCGGCGTGCTGGCCGCGCTCGAGCGCCGCGCGCCCGGCGCGCGGGCGCGGATGCGCGCGTGGAGCGCGAAGCCGCCGCTGAAAGCGCGGATCATCTTCGCCTGGAACGACGTCGACGAGGGCTACGCGCGCGGCCCGCTCGCGCGCGTCGTGCGCTTTCTCTCGAACGCGATCTATCCGGCGCTCACGGCGTCGCTGCGGTTGGTGCGGCCATTCAACTCACGATCGAAGCGGGCGTAGGAACGGTCGCGTCGGCGACGCCGAGGCGCAGGTTCGAGACGTGCACCAGCCGGCCGGTGCAAGCCGGCATCGTCGACTTCGCGCTCAGCGGCGACTGCAGATCGGGAACGAAGATCTCGATGCGCGCGGCCCGCTTGCAGTCCGTCGCCGTGTTCGTGGTGTTCTGCGGCCCGTAGCTCACCGTGAACGACGCCTCGCCGCCGGGCGGAAGCGTCAACAGCATCGCCATCATCGTCCGCGGCGCGAATTTCAACGGCAGCTCTT
The Candidatus Eremiobacterota bacterium genome window above contains:
- a CDS encoding TrkA family potassium uptake protein, with the translated sequence MNERRFLLRRLLLAATLLIAVTAVGTAGYVMVEGWSWFDSLYMTVTTITTIGGGEPAKMDVAGKSWTIVVVAIGFGSLTYTVLALFSYVVEGHLFAEVSQRRMRRRAARMVDHFILCGYGRVGGEIARDFAAEGIAFVIVDINPDSLERAAAEGLVVVNGNAADVATPQAAGIERARGLVTAVDADADNIYVTLSARILRPDLFIVARANREDAEPKLRLAGANRVISPYTIGGRRMASLAMRPTAVEFVDTVLSANNGQLLLEDITIAAGSAWIGRALVELFPDGDEAFVLALKRDGEMRFRPAAETPLQAGDELVAAGPPKAIRALEQRL
- a CDS encoding cytidylate kinase-like family protein — its product is MIVSIARELGAGGRTVGEALAAALGAPLLDERDFIDELAARRGLAPEFVEQHIERAPNAAERLISDLAAATAMLPIPVTSMQPAETIVDTVREVVLERAQRGHVVVIGHGGVSLLGWRPAGIPVLAILLRAGRAWRIDQLARRYGITPDEARARVQRTDEARVRYQKHYFDSDLYDSRQYDVTLNTESLGLDLAIAIATSAAEEFARRETPAAVGPESSP
- a CDS encoding CHAD domain-containing protein produces the protein MNGTVERELKLEPPDTFSLARLQPRLDSYVAAPVRLKRLHTVYYDTPDLRLTRWGCSLRLRHGEGWTLKIPVPQSSQALYREEHEFPEEGAGVPAAVLDLATAYLRGAAPRPVAELRTLRASRQLLSDGGEDLAEVVEDDVRVVEGTHVVRRFRQVEIELADAAPDDLLQVLAHVLQAEGAGKPDPVPKNVHALGERAREPELSAPELGGDARISEVVRAALTGSVERIVRYDAKLRLHADEEAIHHARVAVRRLRSDLRTFRPVFERAWADGLRERLSWLQDGLSAARDADVLIEGLRKRSEALPDGDRRRLDEVLAPLREAREAAYEHVRAMLRERRYVLLLQALVDGAKRPAFEAAADEPAREAIPRIVKDAWKTLRKRVRRRTRPPSDRELHGIRIAAKRARYGAEAVAPVAGRCARRLASAAEELQTILGEQHDAVVACERLHALEAEPQRAFVAGELASLEYAASLGARAAWRAEWNEAKRAWGRFERALR
- a CDS encoding DUF5069 domain-containing protein, whose translation is MSAHDLRSGAPRRWKTDVDGVIWLPRMIDKARAYDAGTLGLYLYGQSPVDASLLRAGRIAYDDVLEVVRSSPDDAGVLAALERRAPGARARMRAWSAKPPLKARIIFAWNDVDEGYARGPLARVVRFLSNAIYPALTASLRLVRPFNSRSKRA